In Actinomyces sp. zg-332, the following proteins share a genomic window:
- a CDS encoding WhiB family transcriptional regulator: MSSWQDRALCAQTDPEAFFPEKGGSTREAKGVCEACEVRQECLEYALENDERFGIWGGLSERERRKLKKVAE, translated from the coding sequence ATGTCTTCTTGGCAAGATAGAGCTTTGTGTGCCCAAACTGATCCAGAAGCTTTTTTCCCTGAAAAGGGTGGGTCGACTAGGGAAGCAAAGGGTGTTTGCGAAGCATGTGAAGTGCGTCAAGAATGTTTGGAATACGCCTTAGAAAATGATGAACGTTTTGGAATCTGGGGTGGATTGTCAGAACGTGAACGTCGTAAGTTGAAAAAAGTAGCTGAATAA
- a CDS encoding single-stranded DNA-binding protein: MTHSIDINVSGIAATQPTQITTSKGVAFTRFRLASTCKFRSPNGDWKNSKTHWFTVKAWGKTAENIVSSVSKGDHLLVFGRLQVEVWKKENSNGTDVCIHAISIGQDLCFGKTSGYERNIYSGQNSSEYNSYDEDTSSNNAFNIDVESFTKNSSIETYDETVSLC; encoded by the coding sequence ATGACTCATTCAATTGATATAAATGTAAGTGGTATTGCTGCAACTCAACCTACGCAAATAACTACTAGTAAAGGTGTGGCTTTTACTCGTTTTAGATTGGCATCTACATGTAAGTTTCGTTCTCCTAATGGTGACTGGAAAAATAGCAAAACTCATTGGTTTACTGTAAAAGCATGGGGAAAAACTGCTGAAAATATTGTTAGTTCAGTGAGTAAAGGTGACCATTTGCTTGTTTTTGGACGATTACAAGTTGAAGTGTGGAAGAAAGAAAATAGCAATGGAACTGATGTATGTATACATGCTATTTCTATAGGACAAGATTTGTGCTTTGGAAAAACTAGTGGGTATGAACGTAATATTTATAGTGGACAGAATTCTTCCGAATATAATAGCTATGATGAGGATACTAGTTCTAACAATGCTTTTAATATTGATGTTGAATCTTTTACTAAAAATAGCTCAATTGAAACTTATGATGAGACTGTCTCTTTGTGTTAA
- the ettA gene encoding energy-dependent translational throttle protein EttA: protein MAEYIYSMVKARKAHGDKVILDDVTMAFLPGAKIGMVGPNGAGKSTILKIMAGLDTPSNGEARLSPGYTVGILQQEPPLNEEKTVLGNVEEGVGEIKAKLDRFNEISELMADPEADFDALMEEMGKLQTEIDAADAWDLDSQLEQAMDALRCPPPDASVKNLSGGERRRVALCKLLLEAPDLLLLDEPTNHLDAESVLWLEQHLEKYPGAVIAVTHDRYFLDHVAGWIAEVDRGRLYPYEGNYSTYLENKQERLQIQGKKDAKLAKRLKEELEWVRSNAKGRQAKSKARLARYEEMAAEAERTRKLDFEEIQIPPGPRLGDVVIEAKDLNKGFDGRTLIEGLSFSLPRNGIVGVIGPNGVGKTTLFKTIVGLEPLDSGELSVGETVKLSYVDQTRAGIDPEKTLWEVVSDGLDYIQVGQVEMPSRAYVSAFGFKGADQQKLAGVLSGGERNRLNLALTLKQGGNLLLLDEPTNDLDVETLSSLENALLNFPGCAVVITHDRWFLDRVATHILAYEGDEENPAKWYWFEGNFESYEKNKVDRLGAEAAKPHRVTHRKLTRD from the coding sequence TTGGCAGAATACATATACTCTATGGTGAAGGCTCGTAAAGCTCATGGGGATAAAGTAATTCTTGATGATGTTACTATGGCATTTTTACCAGGTGCAAAGATTGGTATGGTTGGTCCAAATGGTGCCGGTAAATCAACTATTTTGAAAATTATGGCAGGGCTTGATACTCCGTCTAATGGTGAAGCTAGGCTATCTCCAGGCTATACAGTCGGTATTTTGCAACAGGAGCCACCATTAAATGAAGAAAAAACTGTTCTAGGAAACGTAGAAGAAGGCGTTGGTGAAATTAAAGCAAAGCTTGATAGATTCAACGAAATTTCAGAATTAATGGCTGATCCAGAAGCAGATTTTGATGCTTTGATGGAAGAAATGGGTAAGCTACAAACTGAAATTGATGCGGCTGATGCTTGGGATTTAGATTCACAGCTTGAACAAGCTATGGATGCTTTACGTTGCCCTCCACCAGATGCTTCAGTGAAGAATTTGTCTGGTGGTGAACGTAGACGTGTAGCATTGTGTAAGTTGCTTTTAGAGGCACCCGACTTATTACTTCTTGATGAGCCTACAAACCACCTAGACGCTGAATCTGTTTTGTGGCTAGAGCAACACTTGGAAAAGTATCCAGGTGCTGTTATTGCTGTTACACACGATAGGTATTTCCTAGATCATGTTGCTGGTTGGATTGCTGAAGTAGACCGTGGGCGCTTGTACCCATATGAAGGAAATTACTCCACATATCTGGAAAACAAACAGGAACGTTTGCAGATTCAGGGCAAGAAAGATGCAAAGCTTGCTAAACGTTTGAAGGAAGAGCTTGAATGGGTACGCTCAAATGCTAAGGGACGTCAAGCGAAATCTAAAGCACGTTTGGCTCGCTATGAAGAAATGGCAGCTGAAGCTGAACGCACACGTAAGCTAGACTTTGAAGAAATTCAAATTCCACCAGGTCCTCGCTTGGGTGATGTGGTAATTGAAGCTAAAGACTTGAATAAAGGTTTTGATGGCCGTACTTTGATTGAAGGCTTATCTTTCTCACTACCTAGAAACGGTATTGTGGGCGTAATTGGTCCTAATGGTGTTGGTAAAACTACACTTTTCAAAACAATTGTAGGATTGGAGCCTTTGGACTCTGGAGAACTATCAGTAGGTGAAACGGTCAAACTATCATATGTTGACCAGACTCGTGCTGGTATTGATCCTGAAAAGACGCTTTGGGAAGTAGTATCTGATGGTTTGGATTATATCCAAGTAGGACAAGTAGAAATGCCATCTAGAGCCTACGTTTCAGCTTTCGGTTTCAAAGGTGCTGATCAACAAAAGCTTGCTGGTGTTCTATCTGGTGGTGAAAGAAACAGGTTGAACTTAGCGCTTACTTTGAAACAGGGTGGAAACTTATTACTACTTGACGAACCTACTAACGATTTAGATGTTGAAACTTTGTCATCACTTGAAAATGCATTGTTGAACTTTCCTGGTTGTGCGGTTGTAATTACACACGATCGCTGGTTCTTGGATAGGGTAGCTACTCACATTTTGGCTTATGAAGGTGATGAAGAAAATCCTGCTAAGTGGTATTGGTTCGAAGGAAACTTTGAAAGCTATGAAAAGAATAAAGTAGATAGACTTGGAGCGGAAGCTGCAAAACCTCATAGAGTAACTCATAGAAAGTTAACACGTGACTAA